The following are encoded in a window of Euwallacea fornicatus isolate EFF26 chromosome 21, ASM4011564v1, whole genome shotgun sequence genomic DNA:
- the LOC136345765 gene encoding uncharacterized protein, protein MGLFGGFKAKFSKESVAKSNTKNSKNKEVVCLGYKVYSEFADPPHYLHQPSSEHTPLPNIKIPPQKSESNSAGSSSAVAHTSLLAKRNKQVSVAINSIPNGLTSNVSSAPSPPNWDGSISTRQNGIITNPKAKQKNGISPKPALRTNNLGEDNAAETCIITNPKAKKSPKKKTAKDDLVPMRETPIGQEDKTRISSSITEVKKSEGCSKSNSYVAEDPTYVQGATSSVNLASNDRLAAGESVAVKTPPKSILKAKSVMEFDEVSKQSSSNTLSVSKSCETITYSATSAVDKNPVNGGYSKNTRGIGNTSSFAANLFFAADDDDDDDDDGVNTGKNRSSADC, encoded by the exons ATGGGCTTGTTCGGTGGTTTTAAAGCTAAATTTTCCAAGGAGTCCGTGGCCAAAAGCAACacgaaaaattctaaaaacaaGGAAGTGGTTTGTTTGGGCTACAAGGTGTACTCGGAGTTTGCGGATCCTCCACACT ACTTGCATCAGCCTTCGTCGGAACACACACCCCTTCCCAACATTAAAATTCCACCGCAAAAGTCTGAATCTAATAGTGCTGGAAGTAGCTCAGCTGTAGCGCACACCTCTCTACTCGCAAAGCGGAATAAACAAGTTTCCGTAGCAATAAATAGCATTCCAAATGGATTAACAAGCAACGTTTCAAGCGCACCAAGCCCTCCCAACTGGGACGGCAGTATTTCAACGCGGCAAAACGGCATAATTACAAATCCGAAGGCCAAACAGAAAAACGGTATTTCCCCAAAACCAGCACTAAGAACAAACAACCTCGGCGAGGATAATGCCGCTGAAACTTGTATAATTACTAACCCAAAGGCTAAAAAATCTCCAAAGAAGAAAACCGCAAAGGACGATCTTGTTCCAATGAGAGAAACCCCTATAGGACAAGAAGATAAGACGCGTATTAGCAGCAGTATTACGGAAGTAAAAAAGTCGGAAGGGTGCTCTAAATCAAATAGTTACGTGGCTGAAGATCCAACTTATGTACAGGGTGCAACCAGCAGCGTTAATCTTGCATCCAATGATCGACTTGCAGCTGGAGAAAGTGTGGCTGTCAAGACTCCACCGAAGTCAATTTTAAAAGCCAAATCTGTGATGGAATTTGACGAAGTTTCCAAACAGAGTTCGAGCAATACATTATCGGTATCAAAGTCTTGTGAAACTATAACATATTCGGCGACTAGCGCTGTAGATAAGAATCCGGTGAATGGGGGCTACAGTAAAAATACGCGGGGCATAGGTAACACTAGTAGTTTTGCTGCGAATCTCTTTTTTGCAGCGGATGATGACGATGACGATGATGATGACGGGGTAAATACAGGTAAAAATAGAAGTAGTGCAGACTGTtga